From Thalassococcus sp. S3, one genomic window encodes:
- a CDS encoding YebC/PmpR family DNA-binding transcriptional regulator: MAGHSKWANIQHRKGRQDAARSKLFSKLSKEITVAAKMGDPDPDKNPRLRLAVKEAKSNSVPKDVIERAIKKSQAGDGDEYEEIRYEGYGPNGVAVIVEAMTDNRNRTASTVRSTFSKNGGNLGETGSVGFMFERKGEVAYSAETGDADTIMMAAIEAGADDVESSEDGHIIWCADTDLNDVSSALEAELGESESTKLVWKPTTTTDMDLESMQKLMKLIDALEDDDDVQRVTTNFEASDEVMEQL; the protein is encoded by the coding sequence ATGGCGGGCCATTCAAAATGGGCAAATATTCAGCATCGCAAGGGGCGTCAGGACGCTGCGCGGTCGAAATTGTTCTCGAAACTCTCCAAGGAGATCACCGTCGCCGCGAAGATGGGGGATCCCGACCCCGACAAGAACCCGCGCCTGCGGCTTGCGGTGAAAGAGGCCAAGTCGAATTCCGTCCCAAAGGACGTGATCGAACGCGCGATCAAGAAATCCCAGGCGGGCGACGGCGACGAATACGAGGAAATCCGCTATGAGGGTTATGGCCCCAACGGCGTTGCCGTGATCGTCGAGGCAATGACCGACAACCGTAACCGAACCGCCTCGACCGTGCGTTCCACCTTTTCCAAGAACGGCGGCAACCTGGGAGAGACCGGTTCGGTCGGCTTCATGTTCGAACGCAAGGGCGAGGTGGCATATTCAGCCGAGACCGGCGATGCCGACACCATCATGATGGCCGCGATCGAGGCGGGCGCCGACGATGTCGAAAGCAGTGAAGACGGCCATATCATCTGGTGCGCGGATACCGACCTCAATGACGTCTCTTCCGCACTGGAAGCCGAGTTGGGCGAAAGCGAAAGCACCAAATTGGTTTGGAAGCCCACCACCACCACCGATATGGATCTGGAGAGCATGCAGAAGCTGATGAAGCTGATCGATGCTCTAGAAGATGATGACGACGTGCAGCGCGTCACCACCAATTTCGAAGCGTCCGACGAGGTGATGGAACAGCTTTAG
- a CDS encoding folate-binding protein YgfZ has protein sequence MASRRILSLTGSDVHEFLQGLVTNDVSGLSDGLVYTAILTPQGKYIADFFMIQTDDAVLIDVAEEAADMLAKRLTMYKLRADVSISDTDIGVQRGTGPVPDGALPDPRHPELGWRAYSEGPEADDGTDWTALRVAHCIPETGIELTGDTFILEAGFEALNGVDFKKGCYVGQEVTARMKHKTELRKGLARITISEPVPVGSEIEANGKLAGTVLTQAGGEAIAYLRFDRAKGDMQAAGAHVKRV, from the coding sequence ATGGCCAGCCGCCGCATTCTCAGCCTGACCGGCTCCGACGTCCACGAGTTCCTGCAAGGCCTTGTGACCAATGACGTTTCGGGACTGTCCGATGGTCTAGTCTATACCGCGATCCTGACCCCGCAAGGCAAATACATCGCCGACTTTTTCATGATCCAGACGGACGATGCCGTTCTCATCGACGTCGCCGAAGAGGCTGCGGACATGCTGGCCAAGCGGCTGACGATGTATAAACTGCGCGCGGATGTCTCCATCTCTGACACGGACATTGGTGTTCAGCGTGGCACCGGCCCGGTGCCGGATGGCGCTCTGCCCGATCCGCGCCACCCGGAATTGGGGTGGCGGGCCTATTCGGAGGGGCCCGAAGCCGATGACGGCACCGATTGGACCGCGCTGCGCGTCGCGCATTGCATCCCGGAAACCGGTATCGAGCTGACCGGGGATACCTTCATCCTCGAGGCGGGCTTTGAAGCGCTCAACGGCGTGGATTTCAAAAAGGGCTGCTATGTCGGCCAGGAAGTCACGGCCCGCATGAAGCACAAGACCGAGTTGCGAAAGGGCCTTGCACGTATCACGATCTCGGAACCGGTCCCCGTGGGCAGCGAGATCGAGGCAAATGGAAAGCTGGCGGGCACGGTCTTGACCCAAGCGGGCGGCGAGGCCATCGCCTATTTGCGCTTTGACCGTGCCAAGGGCGATATGCAGGCGGCGGGAGCACATGTCAAACGCGTCTGA
- a CDS encoding glycosyltransferase, whose protein sequence is MVAQISFILPTLNAQPHLPTCLTALMEGLHAGLIRDLVISDGGSCDATLAMADAAGAEIVSGAPGWQAQVRNGIKMARGRWLWIMRPDCILQPGWSETAAAYLRSESTPAFCPVHLRAPGLRPMIWASARNLSAHVSGAPSRDHPLLLRASDVGAKAICPKGAQVMPVRASLSSFRLSPEAASTPSGASVPELTISRKA, encoded by the coding sequence ATGGTCGCCCAGATCAGTTTCATCTTACCCACCCTGAACGCACAGCCCCATCTGCCAACCTGTCTGACCGCTCTCATGGAAGGGTTGCATGCCGGTCTGATCCGCGACCTTGTGATCAGTGATGGCGGGTCTTGTGATGCGACGCTCGCAATGGCGGATGCGGCGGGGGCGGAAATCGTGTCGGGGGCGCCCGGCTGGCAGGCGCAGGTCCGCAACGGCATCAAGATGGCGCGGGGCCGATGGCTTTGGATCATGCGCCCGGACTGTATCCTTCAGCCGGGTTGGTCCGAAACGGCGGCTGCCTATCTCAGGTCTGAAAGCACGCCTGCTTTCTGCCCGGTCCATCTGCGCGCGCCCGGATTGCGACCCATGATCTGGGCCTCGGCGCGCAACCTGTCGGCTCATGTCAGTGGCGCGCCCTCTCGGGACCATCCGCTTCTTCTGCGGGCCTCGGACGTGGGCGCAAAAGCGATCTGTCCAAAAGGGGCGCAGGTCATGCCGGTCCGGGCCAGCCTGTCGTCATTCCGCTTGTCTCCGGAGGCAGCATCAACACCGTCCGGGGCGAGCGTGCCCGAACTGACGATCAGCCGAAAAGCCTGA
- a CDS encoding ABC transporter ATP-binding protein, with amino-acid sequence MSKPPPPQTAERSRVLLGWLWRGYLRRYLGLLGIALIFMLIEGSMVGALSYMMQPMFDEVLVAGNSNALWWVSVAILGIFVIRAFSGVIQKVLLTRIALLTAADIRFDLLDRLIRQDGAFHQSHPPGFLIQRVQSDVDAVNMVWRAIITGAGRDVITLVVLMGVAINIDWKWAAIACIGTPLMLAPALMAQRYVRKKASQARDLGAVLATRLDEVFHGIVPVKLNALERYQAKRYREHTDTFVYAETRASFGTATIPGLVDIMAGLGFMGVLIYGGSEIIAGEKTVGQFMSFFTAMGLAFDPLRRLGAISGLWQSAAAAIERIKALMEAPIMLTSPDNPVAPPAGVPEVRLDGVTVRYADTPVLNDVSLVAEAGKTTALVGASGAGKSTIFNLLTRLVDAEDGETLIGDVDTKAMSLGDLRGLFSVVSQEALLFDETLRENVLLGRQDVPEERLKEVLDAAHVSDFLPSLPDGLDTEVGPRGSALSGGQRQRVVIARALLRDTPILLLDEATSALDAQSEQVVQDALDRLSGGRTTLVIAHRLSTIQGADKIVVMDRGRIVDEGSHDELLERGGLYADLYRLQFKEGKAVAEPLGSAPPNENAIVPHSDATGWLSRLRVRLFG; translated from the coding sequence ATGAGCAAGCCACCCCCTCCTCAGACAGCCGAACGCAGCCGCGTGTTGCTGGGGTGGCTGTGGCGCGGCTATCTCCGCCGATACCTGGGTCTTTTGGGCATTGCCCTGATCTTCATGCTGATCGAAGGGTCGATGGTCGGCGCGCTCAGCTACATGATGCAGCCGATGTTCGATGAGGTCCTCGTGGCCGGCAACAGCAATGCGCTGTGGTGGGTCAGCGTGGCCATCCTTGGCATTTTCGTCATCCGCGCCTTTTCCGGGGTCATCCAGAAAGTGCTCTTGACCCGGATCGCGCTGCTGACGGCTGCGGATATCCGGTTTGATCTGCTCGACCGTCTGATCCGCCAGGACGGCGCCTTTCACCAGTCTCATCCACCGGGCTTCCTGATCCAGCGGGTCCAGTCGGACGTCGACGCCGTCAACATGGTCTGGCGGGCCATCATCACCGGTGCAGGGCGTGATGTGATCACGCTGGTGGTGTTGATGGGCGTGGCCATAAATATCGACTGGAAGTGGGCGGCCATCGCCTGTATCGGCACGCCGCTGATGCTTGCCCCCGCGCTTATGGCGCAGCGCTATGTCCGCAAGAAAGCAAGCCAAGCCAGAGATTTAGGCGCCGTTCTTGCAACGAGACTTGATGAGGTGTTTCACGGAATTGTACCGGTCAAGCTGAACGCGCTCGAACGGTATCAGGCAAAGCGATACCGGGAACATACCGACACGTTCGTCTACGCCGAAACGCGCGCGTCTTTCGGTACGGCCACGATCCCCGGACTGGTGGACATCATGGCGGGCCTCGGCTTCATGGGGGTGTTGATCTATGGCGGCTCCGAGATCATCGCCGGGGAAAAGACGGTTGGCCAATTCATGAGCTTTTTCACTGCGATGGGCCTTGCTTTTGATCCCCTGCGCCGGCTGGGCGCTATCAGCGGCCTTTGGCAAAGTGCCGCCGCCGCGATCGAACGGATCAAGGCGCTGATGGAAGCGCCAATCATGCTGACCTCACCCGACAACCCCGTAGCACCCCCCGCGGGCGTGCCGGAAGTCCGGCTGGATGGCGTCACCGTAAGATACGCCGATACGCCGGTGTTGAACGACGTTTCGCTAGTGGCGGAGGCTGGCAAGACGACCGCACTTGTCGGCGCTTCGGGCGCCGGGAAATCGACCATTTTCAACCTTTTGACCCGCCTTGTTGATGCTGAAGATGGCGAAACCCTGATCGGGGACGTCGACACAAAGGCGATGAGTTTAGGCGATCTGCGGGGGCTTTTTTCGGTTGTCAGCCAGGAGGCCCTGCTTTTCGACGAGACTTTGCGGGAAAACGTGCTTCTTGGCCGACAGGACGTGCCGGAAGAGCGGTTGAAAGAGGTGCTGGACGCGGCGCATGTCAGCGACTTCCTGCCAAGTCTTCCCGATGGGCTCGATACCGAGGTGGGGCCACGCGGCTCGGCCTTGTCGGGCGGGCAACGTCAACGCGTGGTGATTGCCCGCGCTTTGCTGAGGGACACGCCGATCCTCCTGCTGGATGAGGCCACAAGTGCCCTTGACGCGCAATCAGAGCAGGTGGTTCAGGATGCGCTTGACCGGCTTTCGGGCGGGCGCACGACGCTGGTGATCGCGCACCGTTTGTCAACGATCCAGGGCGCGGACAAGATTGTCGTGATGGATCGCGGCCGGATCGTGGACGAAGGCAGCCATGACGAATTGCTGGAGCGTGGTGGCCTTTACGCCGATCTCTACCGGCTGCAATTCAAGGAAGGCAAAGCGGTGGCCGAACCTTTGGGCAGCGCCCCGCCAAACGAGAATGCGATCGTCCCGCACTCTGATGCGACGGGCTGGCTCTCCCGACTGCGGGTCAGGCTTTTCGGCTGA
- a CDS encoding alanine--glyoxylate aminotransferase family protein — MSNPLSLAQGRQYLAIPGPSVIPDAVLRAMHRASPNIYAGELVDMTAGIVRDLARVARTEHHATIYIGNGHAAWEAALANTIAPGDTVLVPATGRFGIGWGEMARGLGAEVELIDFGKSAPIDMDRIADILRADKAHKIKAVLAVHVDTSSSIRNDLPALRAVLDAEAHPALLMADCIASLGCDRFEMDAWGVDVMVTACQKGLMVPPGTAFVFFNDRAADARARMPRVSNYWDWVPRANPDDFYQYFNGTAPTHHLYGLRAALDMIHEEGMVHIWARHARLAEAIWAACEVWSQNGAFQMNVDDPAHRSHAVTALRLEPPHGTALRDWVEQNLGLTLGIGLGMAAPDDPAWHGFFRLGHMGHVNGQMVLGLLGGIEAGLSALDIPRGQGAIDAAAAVLAKDGI, encoded by the coding sequence ATGTCAAATCCGCTCAGCCTTGCCCAGGGGCGTCAGTATCTTGCTATTCCGGGCCCATCCGTGATCCCCGACGCGGTGCTGCGCGCGATGCACCGCGCGTCGCCGAATATCTACGCGGGTGAGCTGGTCGATATGACGGCTGGCATCGTCCGGGACCTGGCGCGTGTTGCCCGGACGGAACATCATGCGACCATCTATATCGGCAATGGCCACGCGGCATGGGAGGCTGCGCTTGCCAATACAATCGCGCCGGGGGACACCGTTCTGGTGCCCGCGACGGGACGGTTCGGCATTGGCTGGGGCGAGATGGCGCGGGGACTTGGCGCCGAGGTCGAGCTGATCGATTTCGGCAAATCCGCCCCGATTGATATGGACCGGATCGCCGACATCCTGCGTGCCGACAAGGCGCATAAGATCAAGGCGGTGCTGGCCGTGCATGTGGATACGTCCAGCTCGATCCGGAACGACCTGCCGGCGTTGCGCGCTGTCCTTGACGCCGAAGCGCACCCGGCGCTGCTGATGGCCGACTGCATCGCGTCACTTGGCTGCGACCGCTTCGAGATGGACGCCTGGGGTGTCGATGTGATGGTGACGGCGTGCCAGAAGGGCCTGATGGTGCCACCGGGCACTGCGTTCGTCTTTTTCAATGATCGTGCGGCCGATGCGCGGGCGCGCATGCCCCGCGTCTCCAATTATTGGGACTGGGTGCCCCGCGCCAACCCGGACGATTTCTACCAGTATTTCAACGGAACCGCGCCGACGCACCATCTTTATGGCCTGCGCGCGGCGCTCGACATGATCCACGAAGAGGGGATGGTGCATATCTGGGCGCGACATGCCCGTTTGGCCGAAGCGATCTGGGCCGCCTGTGAGGTCTGGTCGCAGAACGGGGCTTTCCAGATGAACGTGGACGATCCCGCGCATCGGTCCCATGCGGTGACAGCGTTGCGGCTGGAGCCTCCCCACGGCACCGCCTTGCGGGACTGGGTCGAACAGAACCTGGGGCTGACCCTCGGCATCGGTCTGGGCATGGCGGCGCCGGATGATCCGGCCTGGCACGGCTTTTTCAGGTTGGGTCACATGGGTCATGTGAACGGACAGATGGTGCTGGGCCTGCTCGGCGGGATCGAGGCCGGGCTGTCCGCGCTTGACATCCCGCGCGGGCAGGGCGCAATCGATGCGGCCGCCGCTGTGCTGGCCAAGGATGGGATCTGA
- a CDS encoding pyridoxal phosphate-dependent aminotransferase → MTGPRYTRLAHALPATVPFVGPEAQERAQGAPFLARLGANESVFGPPPAAIEVISREAGAVWQYGDPEAYDLKTLIARRLNVRAENIVIGEGIDALLGYLVRLVIEAGDAVVTSDGAYPTFNYHVAGFGGTLHKVPYRDDREDPEALFAKARAVGAKLVYLANPDNPMGSWHDGADLKAALEDLPEGCLLVLDEAYIECAPHEAAPDLMADDPRVIRMRTFSKAYGLAGLRIGYALGARDLIRAFDKVRNHFGVNRLAQEAAIAAMQAEDWIPSLRARIDASRQRIGEIAGENGLRALPSATNFVAVDCGRDGAFAKAVLDELVAQRTFVRMPFAAPQNRCIRVSCGLPEDLDHLAEALPRALASASQAVFT, encoded by the coding sequence ATGACCGGCCCCCGCTATACCCGCCTCGCCCATGCGCTGCCCGCGACTGTTCCGTTTGTCGGCCCCGAGGCCCAGGAGAGAGCACAGGGCGCACCTTTCCTGGCCCGTCTCGGCGCGAATGAGAGCGTGTTCGGCCCGCCCCCCGCGGCGATCGAAGTGATATCCCGCGAGGCCGGTGCCGTGTGGCAATATGGTGATCCGGAGGCTTATGATCTGAAGACCCTCATCGCTCGCCGGTTGAATGTGCGCGCTGAGAATATCGTGATCGGGGAAGGGATTGACGCACTCTTGGGGTATCTCGTCCGCCTGGTCATCGAGGCGGGCGACGCGGTCGTGACGTCGGACGGGGCCTATCCCACGTTCAACTACCACGTCGCAGGCTTTGGCGGCACGTTGCACAAAGTCCCTTATCGCGACGACCGGGAGGATCCCGAAGCGCTTTTCGCAAAGGCGCGCGCGGTTGGGGCAAAGCTGGTCTACCTGGCCAATCCCGACAACCCGATGGGCTCTTGGCACGACGGCGCGGACCTGAAGGCAGCGCTTGAAGATCTGCCGGAGGGATGCCTTTTGGTGCTGGATGAGGCCTATATCGAATGCGCCCCGCATGAGGCCGCGCCCGATCTGATGGCCGACGATCCGCGCGTCATCCGCATGCGCACGTTTTCGAAAGCTTATGGGCTGGCAGGCCTGCGCATCGGCTATGCGCTCGGGGCGCGGGACCTGATCCGGGCCTTTGACAAAGTCCGCAACCATTTCGGTGTGAACCGGCTGGCGCAGGAGGCGGCCATTGCCGCGATGCAGGCGGAGGACTGGATCCCCTCGTTGCGTGCGCGTATCGACGCGTCACGCCAGCGCATCGGGGAGATTGCCGGTGAGAACGGGTTACGGGCCCTACCCTCGGCCACGAATTTCGTGGCGGTCGATTGCGGTCGTGATGGCGCGTTCGCCAAGGCGGTCCTGGACGAGCTTGTCGCGCAACGGACTTTCGTAAGGATGCCCTTCGCTGCCCCCCAGAACCGCTGCATCCGGGTCAGCTGCGGCCTGCCTGAGGACCTGGATCATCTGGCCGAAGCCCTGCCCAGGGCGCTCGCCTCCGCGTCTCAAGCCGTGTTTACCTGA
- a CDS encoding SMP-30/gluconolactonase/LRE family protein, whose amino-acid sequence MRILALILLAGLAYLLFWPVDMDPVVYDPPEDRGFVAEYARNSTLSEAEFVTLPDGAEGPEDLAVTAEGLIYTTDLAGRLYRIEEDVPRVIDTLGGRPLGLDIGPDGLLYIADSYRGLMRWSGAGQLQLLANVVEGQEIMYANQLDVAADGTIYFSNSTTRFDPETRGGTKPTSVMAIWEQTQTGFVARRLPNGETEMVADGFVFANGVALSPNEEFLLVADSGRAQVHRIWLDGPRAGEREVFLDNLPGYPDNIEPMRDGTYWMAFASPRVPAEALMPYPFLRKVIWRLGPLVRPAPIEEGHMVLFDGDGQILASLQDPEGRLGITTGGRLVGDILYITTLASPGFGRLTVPE is encoded by the coding sequence ATGCGCATTCTGGCTCTGATCCTGCTTGCAGGCCTTGCTTATCTGCTGTTCTGGCCCGTCGACATGGACCCAGTCGTCTACGACCCGCCCGAAGATCGCGGGTTTGTCGCGGAGTACGCGCGAAATTCCACCCTTTCAGAGGCTGAATTCGTGACGTTGCCGGACGGGGCCGAGGGGCCGGAAGACCTTGCCGTGACAGCGGAGGGGTTGATCTACACCACAGATCTCGCAGGGCGCCTTTACCGGATCGAAGAGGACGTGCCGAGGGTGATCGACACTTTGGGGGGCCGCCCCCTTGGCCTTGATATCGGTCCCGACGGTCTGCTCTACATCGCCGACAGCTACCGCGGCCTCATGCGGTGGAGTGGCGCCGGTCAGTTGCAGCTTCTGGCCAACGTGGTCGAAGGTCAGGAGATCATGTACGCCAATCAGCTGGATGTTGCTGCGGACGGAACAATCTATTTTTCCAACTCCACAACCCGATTTGATCCCGAGACGCGGGGCGGAACAAAGCCGACATCCGTCATGGCCATCTGGGAGCAGACGCAGACCGGGTTCGTCGCGCGGCGTCTGCCCAACGGCGAAACCGAAATGGTCGCGGATGGCTTTGTCTTTGCCAATGGCGTCGCACTCTCGCCCAACGAAGAGTTTCTGCTGGTTGCCGATTCGGGTCGCGCACAGGTGCATCGGATCTGGCTGGATGGACCGCGCGCGGGCGAGAGGGAGGTCTTTCTCGACAACCTGCCGGGCTATCCCGACAATATCGAGCCGATGAGGGACGGCACCTATTGGATGGCCTTTGCCAGCCCCCGTGTGCCGGCAGAGGCATTGATGCCCTATCCGTTTCTGCGAAAAGTGATCTGGCGCCTTGGTCCCCTCGTGCGGCCTGCGCCCATCGAAGAGGGGCATATGGTACTTTTTGACGGAGACGGACAGATCCTTGCATCGTTGCAGGATCCCGAGGGGCGGTTGGGGATCACCACGGGTGGGCGCCTTGTCGGAGACATCCTCTATATCACCACGTTGGCCAGCCCGGGCTTCGGACGGCTGACCGTGCCGGAATAA
- a CDS encoding crotonase/enoyl-CoA hydratase family protein, with amino-acid sequence MARVSVEYRDHVAHVTLTRGDKMNALDPEMVDAILQAGQEVGASDARAVVLSGEGRSFCAGLDLSEFAKMGQVDPGQWLLERTHGDTNKMQELVMVWRRVPVPVIAAVQGVAYGGGLQLALGADIRIAHPEAKFSVMEMKWGIVPDLGGMVLLPKLVRSDVLRRLIYTAEAVGAEQAERWGLVTSVSDDPLAEARALAAEIAGKSPSGIRAAKRLIELAETAEREEVLMAESAEQVELIGKPDQMEVIMAQMQKRAPVFK; translated from the coding sequence ATGGCGCGTGTTTCAGTCGAGTATCGGGACCATGTGGCGCACGTGACGCTCACCCGCGGGGACAAGATGAATGCGCTCGACCCCGAGATGGTCGATGCGATTTTGCAGGCAGGGCAAGAGGTTGGTGCTTCGGACGCGCGCGCGGTGGTGCTGTCGGGTGAAGGCCGCAGCTTTTGTGCGGGGCTCGACCTGTCGGAGTTCGCCAAGATGGGCCAGGTCGATCCCGGCCAGTGGCTGCTGGAGCGGACGCATGGCGACACGAACAAGATGCAAGAGCTGGTCATGGTCTGGCGCAGGGTGCCGGTGCCTGTCATCGCGGCGGTGCAGGGCGTGGCTTATGGCGGCGGGCTGCAACTGGCGCTGGGGGCGGATATTCGTATCGCGCATCCGGAGGCCAAGTTCTCGGTGATGGAGATGAAGTGGGGCATCGTGCCGGATCTCGGGGGTATGGTGCTATTGCCCAAGCTGGTGCGGTCGGACGTGTTGCGGCGGCTGATCTATACGGCCGAGGCCGTGGGGGCGGAGCAGGCGGAGCGGTGGGGGCTGGTGACCTCGGTTTCTGACGACCCGCTGGCGGAGGCGCGGGCGCTGGCGGCGGAGATTGCGGGGAAGAGTCCGTCGGGAATTAGGGCGGCTAAGCGGTTGATAGAATTGGCGGAAACGGCGGAGCGGGAAGAGGTGCTGATGGCCGAATCCGCTGAGCAGGTGGAGCTGATCGGGAAGCCGGATCAGATGGAAGTGATCATGGCACAGATGCAGAAACGGGCACCTGTTTTCAAATAG